The following are from one region of the Orenia metallireducens genome:
- a CDS encoding conserved protein, permease-related protein, which produces MIYLLTFLLTIVLFIKDKEKTIAGVRIGIKKLIKNLSVFLNMIILVSISLYFVSDQMIVKFLGQSSGFIGLILAMLLGSISLMPGFIAFPLAGILLAKGVSYTVIGGFTTTLMMVGVLTYPIEKEFFGIRVTIIRNFISLVVALLVSLLVGIFYGEIII; this is translated from the coding sequence ATGATATATCTATTAACTTTCTTGTTAACGATAGTTCTGTTTATAAAGGATAAAGAGAAGACAATAGCTGGTGTTAGGATAGGGATAAAGAAGCTAATCAAGAATTTATCTGTATTTTTGAATATGATAATTTTAGTATCTATTTCACTCTATTTTGTATCTGATCAGATGATTGTGAAGTTTTTAGGGCAGAGTAGTGGTTTTATAGGGCTTATATTAGCTATGCTCTTAGGTTCAATCTCTTTGATGCCAGGTTTTATTGCTTTTCCTTTGGCAGGAATATTATTAGCTAAGGGTGTTAGCTATACGGTGATTGGTGGATTTACTACTACATTGATGATGGTTGGAGTACTAACTTATCCAATTGAAAAGGAGTTTTTTGGAATAAGGGTAACTATTATTAGAAACTTTATAAGTTTAGTAGTAGCTTTATTGGTCTCACTATTGGTGGGTATCTTCTATGGGGAGATAATAATATGA